AAGAACGTGATCATCATCCTGATGTCGATCGAGCTCATGCTGCTCGCCGTGAACATCAATCTCGTCGCTTTCTCCGCCTCGTTGGGCGATCTGGTCGGCCAGGTCTTCGCCCTGCTGGTGCTCACCGTGGCGGCGGCGGAGGCCGCGATCGGGCTTGCCATTCTGGTCGTGCATTTCCGCAATCGCGGCTCGATCGACGTTGAAGACATCAATCTGATGAAAGGCTGACCGGGGACGCCATGTATTCGTTGATCGTCTTCCTGCCGCTGATTGGCGCGCTCATCGCCGGCTTCGGCGGCCGCTTCATCGGCGCGCGCGCAGCCCAGGTGGTCACCTGCTCCTTCTTGGTGGTCTGCGCCGTCTTGGCGTGGGTCGCCTTCTTCCAAGTCGCCCTGGGCCATACGACCGACAAGGTGCATGTGCTGACCTGGGTCCATTCCGGCACCCTGATCGCCGACTGGGCCTTCCGCATCGACACGCTCACCGCGGTGATGCTGGTGGTGGTAACGACCGTGTCCTCGGTCGTGCACATCTACTCCATCGGCTACATGGCGCACGATCCGCATCCGACGCGGTTCTTCGCCTATCTCTCCCTGTTCACCTTCGCCATGCTGATGCTGGTGACCTCCGACAACCTGCTGCAGCTGTTCTTCGGCTGGGAGGGTGTCGGGCTTGCCTCCTACCTGCTCATCGGCTTCTGGTACCACAAGGACTCGGCCAATGCCGCGGCCATCAAAGCCTTTGTCGTCAACCGCGTCGGCGACTTCGG
The sequence above is drawn from the Rhodoligotrophos defluvii genome and encodes:
- the nuoK gene encoding NADH-quinone oxidoreductase subunit NuoK, whose product is MEIGLTHYLVVAAILFTIGIFGIFLNRKNVIIILMSIELMLLAVNINLVAFSASLGDLVGQVFALLVLTVAAAEAAIGLAILVVHFRNRGSIDVEDINLMKG